A part of Candidatus Chromulinivoraceae bacterium genomic DNA contains:
- a CDS encoding NUDIX domain-containing protein encodes MGERITREELDSIADIIKQGPYEGYPEHRNRLFLGAAGLRLAKVGTNIPDGLWHVANHVNRQGKTKGLDPEVPDSGMSMVDPKLIARWRSAGLSIDQYGRPIHPDAEPLLADPRIGLPTGAGFFYKYGPNETVDPVTYRGELPEFLLIRREKGRRWALPGGFVDRKDKSAQKAARRELSEETGLTEVGGVDEVILNKRSVGLRDTIHAWTENTVVLIHGNQEYLYDTEPVARDDAIDVGWFTREGMDSLEMFDAHAQYIEKAYDEIHRKHH; translated from the coding sequence ATGGGCGAACGTATAACACGGGAAGAACTAGATTCTATTGCAGATATTATTAAGCAAGGGCCATACGAAGGGTATCCAGAACACAGAAACCGTTTATTTCTAGGAGCGGCCGGATTACGCCTAGCCAAGGTTGGTACCAATATTCCGGATGGTCTCTGGCACGTTGCGAACCATGTTAACCGTCAAGGCAAGACTAAGGGTCTGGATCCGGAAGTTCCAGATTCTGGTATGTCTATGGTTGATCCCAAACTTATAGCACGCTGGCGCAGCGCAGGCTTAAGCATCGACCAGTACGGACGTCCTATTCACCCCGATGCCGAACCGTTGCTAGCAGATCCACGAATTGGCCTTCCAACTGGCGCAGGATTTTTTTACAAATACGGGCCAAACGAAACGGTCGACCCCGTTACTTATCGGGGTGAATTACCCGAGTTCCTTCTTATCCGAAGAGAGAAGGGCAGAAGATGGGCTCTTCCGGGTGGCTTTGTAGACCGCAAGGATAAATCAGCGCAGAAAGCAGCGCGTCGAGAGCTCAGCGAAGAGACCGGACTCACTGAGGTAGGTGGCGTTGACGAGGTTATTCTGAATAAGCGATCCGTTGGACTTCGCGACACAATCCATGCTTGGACAGAAAACACCGTGGTCTTAATTCACGGAAATCAAGAGTACTTATATGACACTGAGCCAGTTGCACGGGACGACGCGATTGATGTAGGCTGGTTTACAAGAGAAGGAATGGACTCACTAGAAATGTTTGATGCGCATGCACAATATATCGAAAAGGCGTATGACGAAATACATCGAAAACACCACTAG
- a CDS encoding FtsX-like permease family protein, producing the protein MNVLTRGMRNALRSPIRSGAILIMLAISISLILAMMVARTSVNNKVAEVKASTATQVTINPAGISGGMGGGDPLTADQIKTIASTAHVKSVASTLTDQLGTSDTNLTPSLELGSFGKRMMRFESADGSSGASTNVGGGANDTSRPAPTPRTTVTGTSDPASIVATDKITSGATIDGSSSDLIALVGTTLAQKNSLSAGSTFTAYGKTITVKGIFTSDNKFENNGIIMPIATLQTLTNQPGSVTNVTATIDSSDNVASAVTALKASLGDKADITSQQQQAENSLQPLESIASLALVGVIGASVAAAAIILLSMIMIVRERRREIGVIKAIGGTNAKVIVQFVTEALTLTILGGILGLGIGVMTSGPLTQSLVSSSTNSNNPQTVTSTGGGARRMSFGGGFGAISSQLGSNVKDVTSTLTPQILAESVGIIILIAIVGSAVPAWAIARVRPAEVLRTE; encoded by the coding sequence ATGAACGTACTAACCCGGGGAATGCGCAATGCCTTACGTAGCCCCATACGATCCGGAGCGATCCTCATAATGCTCGCTATCAGCATTAGTCTGATCTTAGCAATGATGGTCGCCCGAACTAGCGTCAACAACAAGGTGGCTGAGGTAAAGGCCTCGACCGCAACTCAGGTAACCATCAACCCAGCTGGCATTAGTGGAGGAATGGGTGGCGGCGATCCACTTACGGCCGACCAAATAAAAACCATAGCTTCAACGGCACATGTTAAAAGTGTCGCTTCAACGCTCACGGATCAACTGGGTACAAGCGACACCAACCTAACGCCATCACTCGAACTTGGTAGCTTTGGTAAGCGCATGATGAGGTTTGAATCTGCGGATGGCAGCTCAGGTGCTTCTACGAACGTCGGCGGTGGTGCTAATGACACAAGCCGTCCAGCACCAACGCCACGTACAACCGTAACAGGTACAAGCGATCCTGCCTCTATCGTTGCTACTGATAAGATTACTAGTGGTGCAACCATAGACGGCTCAAGTAGCGATCTTATTGCACTTGTCGGTACGACGCTTGCACAAAAGAACAGTCTTTCTGCTGGCAGCACCTTTACCGCCTATGGCAAAACGATCACCGTTAAAGGTATCTTTACGAGTGACAACAAATTCGAAAACAACGGCATCATCATGCCTATCGCAACTTTACAGACCCTCACAAACCAACCAGGAAGTGTCACGAATGTGACGGCAACAATCGACAGTAGCGACAACGTTGCTTCTGCAGTTACAGCTCTTAAGGCTTCACTGGGAGATAAGGCAGATATCACGAGCCAACAGCAACAGGCGGAGAACAGCCTTCAACCACTCGAGAGCATTGCGAGCCTCGCGCTTGTAGGTGTGATCGGTGCCAGCGTTGCAGCAGCTGCCATCATCCTTCTTTCGATGATTATGATCGTGCGTGAACGTCGTCGTGAAATCGGTGTGATTAAAGCGATCGGTGGTACGAACGCAAAAGTAATTGTTCAGTTCGTCACCGAAGCCCTTACGCTCACGATCCTAGGTGGTATCCTCGGCCTTGGGATAGGTGTTATGACCAGCGGTCCCTTAACTCAATCACTCGTCTCGAGCTCAACAAACTCAAATAACCCACAAACTGTTACTTCGACAGGTGGTGGTGCAAGGCGCATGTCATTCGGTGGTGGTTTTGGCGCCATAAGCAGCCAGCTTGGTAGTAATGTCAAAGATGTTACCAGTACATTAACCCCACAGATTTTGGCTGAAAGCGTTGGCATCATTATCTTGATTGCCATCGTTGGTAGCGCCGTTCCGGCCTGGGCTATCGCACGCGTTCGCCCCGCAGAAGTACTAAGGACGGAATAA
- a CDS encoding YdeI/OmpD-associated family protein: MPTKTISEGVVHKLPADLRKALLADPDALAQWEDITPLARNEWICWVISVKQEATRKDHVRRVPEELVQGMRRPCCWVGCLHRTDKSASRSQKFVAERQSQ; this comes from the coding sequence ATGCCAACGAAGACAATATCTGAAGGAGTAGTTCACAAATTGCCTGCCGATTTGCGGAAGGCGCTACTCGCCGACCCTGACGCCTTGGCGCAGTGGGAGGATATTACTCCACTTGCCCGCAATGAATGGATTTGTTGGGTAATATCGGTGAAGCAAGAAGCAACCCGTAAAGACCACGTCAGGCGGGTACCCGAGGAATTGGTTCAAGGTATGCGCCGACCCTGTTGTTGGGTCGGCTGTTTACACCGGACAGATAAGTCGGCTAGCCGTTCGCAGAAATTCGTTGCCGAACGTCAAAGCCAGTAG
- a CDS encoding DUF1697 domain-containing protein: MIYVVLLRGINVGGKNKIPMVGLKLFLEEQGFTNVITYIQSGNVIMQSDLDAKTLGKKIEENLPKRFTLDSSIVKVLVLTRDQLQAVIDNKPKGFGEQPEKYYSDAIFLMDIALADAMSVFSPKEGIDSVWPGDGVIYSQRLGVVRTKSRLNRIIGTVPYQSMTIRNWATTTKLLDMVNAIDA; this comes from the coding sequence ATGATATATGTAGTACTCCTGCGTGGCATAAATGTCGGCGGTAAGAATAAAATCCCAATGGTAGGTCTAAAACTATTTCTTGAAGAACAGGGTTTTACAAACGTTATAACTTATATTCAGAGTGGTAACGTTATCATGCAGTCAGATCTCGATGCAAAGACTCTCGGTAAAAAAATTGAGGAAAACTTGCCTAAAAGGTTTACGTTGGACAGCTCTATCGTTAAGGTACTTGTACTAACTCGTGATCAACTTCAGGCAGTAATTGACAATAAACCTAAAGGCTTTGGCGAGCAGCCAGAAAAATATTACAGTGATGCGATATTCTTGATGGACATTGCCTTGGCTGACGCTATGTCAGTGTTTAGTCCTAAAGAAGGTATTGACTCAGTGTGGCCTGGCGACGGTGTCATTTATTCACAGAGATTGGGTGTTGTGAGAACTAAAAGCCGCCTCAATAGAATCATTGGAACAGTGCCCTATCAGTCTATGACAATACGTAACTGGGCCACAACGACTAAGCTACTTGATATGGTAAACGCCATAGACGCTTAA
- a CDS encoding GreA/GreB family elongation factor, whose product MADILELVADNDQKHSLIQKGGQNMNSRKTIYLSKKGMKELKKAVSRLAHEKQEALARLRDIDKTDGHDERFARSEQLAAIEVIESELADKQRALSQAKLFPRKRDAIKVAIGSVVDLLDTSGRIVRYTIVESIEANPSDGRISIKSPLGKNLIGKQIQDVVEWSSGLRTNRLQLVSIG is encoded by the coding sequence TTGGCTGACATACTGGAACTTGTAGCGGATAACGATCAAAAGCATTCGCTAATACAAAAAGGAGGACAGAACATGAACTCTCGCAAGACCATTTATCTCAGCAAAAAAGGTATGAAGGAACTTAAAAAAGCGGTTTCACGGCTAGCACACGAGAAGCAAGAGGCGCTCGCACGTCTGCGCGATATCGACAAAACCGATGGCCATGACGAACGTTTCGCTAGGTCTGAACAGCTTGCTGCAATTGAAGTTATAGAGAGCGAGCTTGCTGACAAGCAGCGCGCACTCTCTCAAGCAAAATTGTTCCCACGCAAGCGTGACGCCATTAAGGTGGCTATCGGTTCGGTTGTCGACCTGCTCGATACAAGTGGTCGCATCGTGCGCTATACAATTGTAGAAAGTATCGAAGCCAACCCGAGCGATGGACGCATTTCCATCAAAAGTCCGCTTGGCAAAAACCTCATCGGTAAACAGATACAGGACGTGGTTGAATGGTCCTCAGGACTACGCACCAACCGCCTACAGCTTGTAAGCATAGGGTAG
- a CDS encoding YdeI/OmpD-associated family protein has protein sequence MTEMKNDLPIKLFATDTQWHEWLDENHAISSGVWLRFYKKGHGESINHTTALDEALCYGWIDSQAASYDGDSYLQKFTPRRPKGLWSKRNIEHIERLTQAGRMAAAGIAEVEAAKADGRWQKAYDPAVSMEIPMDFLTELSKRPEAKAFFDTLNKTNLYSIAWRLQTAKTDTTRQRRMDAILAMLDKHEKFH, from the coding sequence ATGACTGAAATGAAAAATGACTTACCTATTAAACTGTTCGCTACTGATACACAGTGGCATGAATGGCTCGATGAAAATCATGCCATAAGTAGCGGTGTATGGTTACGTTTTTATAAGAAAGGTCACGGTGAATCTATAAACCACACCACTGCGCTCGATGAGGCACTTTGCTATGGCTGGATAGATAGCCAGGCCGCATCATATGACGGTGATTCCTATCTGCAGAAATTTACTCCACGTCGTCCCAAGGGTCTATGGTCAAAGCGTAATATTGAACATATCGAACGATTAACACAAGCAGGGCGCATGGCGGCTGCTGGGATTGCCGAGGTTGAGGCGGCAAAGGCTGATGGTCGTTGGCAAAAAGCCTACGATCCTGCCGTGTCGATGGAAATTCCAATGGATTTTCTTACAGAATTGTCTAAACGTCCTGAAGCAAAAGCATTCTTCGATACCCTCAATAAGACCAATTTGTACTCAATTGCCTGGCGTCTGCAAACGGCAAAAACAGATACGACGCGTCAACGACGGATGGACGCAATTTTGGCGATGTTAGATAAACATGAGAAATTTCATTAG
- a CDS encoding ABC transporter ATP-binding protein, giving the protein MLAVKNLTKTFNAAHGEVYALNDVSFRVETGEFASIIGKSGSGKSTLLSLLGALDTPTDGNIMVDDIDIAKLSPSKQTQYRARKIGFVFQHYNLIPNLSALENVMLALEFGGVKAIHERRERAGKLLEEVGISADEQLRKPARLSGGQQQRVSIARALANNPAVILADEPTGNLDSETGKKIFDLLHSLSRTQNTTILAVTHDLDIAGKTDRTFTLKDGKIVPSKLKK; this is encoded by the coding sequence ATGTTAGCAGTAAAAAATTTGACGAAGACATTCAATGCCGCACATGGTGAAGTATACGCCCTAAACGATGTAAGCTTTCGGGTGGAGACGGGTGAGTTCGCATCTATTATCGGAAAAAGTGGTAGTGGCAAGTCGACACTGTTAAGCCTTCTTGGAGCACTCGACACGCCAACTGATGGCAATATCATGGTAGACGATATCGATATCGCTAAACTGTCACCGAGCAAACAGACACAGTACCGTGCTCGTAAGATAGGTTTTGTATTTCAGCACTACAACTTAATCCCAAACCTTAGCGCACTCGAAAACGTCATGTTAGCGCTCGAGTTTGGTGGTGTAAAGGCTATTCACGAACGACGCGAACGAGCAGGGAAGTTACTTGAAGAGGTCGGGATAAGCGCTGACGAGCAGCTTCGTAAACCAGCGCGCCTCAGCGGGGGTCAGCAACAACGTGTTTCAATTGCTCGAGCACTTGCCAACAATCCGGCTGTTATTTTAGCCGATGAGCCAACCGGTAACCTAGACAGTGAGACGGGCAAAAAGATCTTCGACCTCCTCCACAGTCTGTCCCGCACACAGAACACAACTATCTTGGCTGTCACACACGACCTCGATATTGCCGGGAAGACCGATCGCACCTTTACCCTTAAAGATGGCAAAATCGTTCCTTCTAAGCTTAAGAAGTAA
- a CDS encoding lysophospholipid acyltransferase family protein, which translates to MWANRIIRLLLVCAAKTRLFVRPTVIGRENLSSSGGVVIASNHLSTFDPIGLFAPIVKFRPDVTFLAMAELFRSPIAGRILQWFGIIPVHRGTDTAVEASRVGVAVLTAGGAVAAFIEGKISRTGELLPPKNGVAYMASEAGVPVIPVAMVGTNRVKRPGTGWWHWGWRRRYTIVIGKPMTPPQCLSTKQQRDAFSEEVMEAIRSLIEMATPSST; encoded by the coding sequence ATGTGGGCCAATCGGATCATTCGGCTCCTGCTTGTCTGTGCGGCAAAGACACGGCTGTTCGTCCGACCAACAGTAATCGGTCGTGAGAATCTCTCCTCCTCCGGGGGAGTGGTGATCGCGTCGAACCACCTGTCCACGTTCGATCCCATCGGGCTGTTCGCGCCCATCGTCAAGTTCCGGCCAGACGTAACATTTCTGGCCATGGCCGAGCTGTTCCGAAGCCCGATTGCTGGTCGCATACTGCAGTGGTTCGGTATCATCCCGGTTCATCGCGGTACGGACACAGCCGTTGAGGCATCGAGGGTCGGCGTTGCGGTTCTCACGGCCGGTGGTGCGGTCGCGGCCTTCATCGAAGGCAAGATCTCACGCACAGGCGAGCTGCTGCCCCCGAAGAACGGTGTGGCATACATGGCATCCGAAGCGGGTGTGCCGGTCATTCCGGTTGCGATGGTCGGTACCAACCGCGTGAAGCGCCCAGGTACCGGATGGTGGCACTGGGGATGGCGTCGTCGCTACACCATCGTCATCGGCAAGCCCATGACGCCCCCGCAGTGCCTATCAACCAAGCAACAGCGTGACGCGTTTAGTGAGGAGGTGATGGAGGCGATCCGTAGCCTGATCGAGATGGCTACTCCGTCTTCAACCTGA
- a CDS encoding HDIG domain-containing protein has translation MNTLPTYEEIIALHRKYAPSQAAFDLVFTHCQIIWELAEQLIQKSSLPVNSELVKVGCLLHDVGVYRLYLPNGEIDHANYIKHGTEGFALLKEEGFDEQLCRFASNHTGVGLTKKEIEEDKLPIPPSDYFAETPEERLTMYADKFHTKTTPPKFMTADTYAEKLEKFGEEKVARFRQFQNELGTPELRSLAKKYGFEII, from the coding sequence GTGAATACTCTACCCACCTACGAAGAAATCATTGCACTCCATAGAAAATATGCACCATCACAAGCTGCCTTTGATTTGGTTTTCACTCACTGTCAAATAATTTGGGAGCTTGCCGAGCAGCTCATCCAGAAATCGAGCCTCCCGGTAAATTCTGAACTTGTAAAAGTCGGGTGTCTGTTGCATGACGTCGGTGTATACCGCCTCTACCTGCCGAACGGTGAGATCGATCATGCGAACTACATCAAGCATGGAACCGAAGGCTTTGCGTTACTTAAAGAAGAGGGTTTCGATGAACAACTTTGCCGCTTTGCTTCGAATCATACTGGTGTAGGTCTAACCAAAAAAGAGATCGAGGAAGACAAGTTACCTATCCCGCCTTCTGACTACTTTGCAGAAACCCCAGAAGAGCGGCTGACCATGTATGCAGACAAGTTTCATACCAAGACGACACCTCCGAAGTTTATGACGGCGGATACCTATGCTGAAAAGCTGGAGAAGTTTGGTGAGGAAAAAGTAGCACGTTTCAGACAATTCCAAAATGAACTTGGCACACCTGAGCTCCGATCATTAGCTAAAAAATATGGCTTCGAAATCATATAG
- a CDS encoding DUF2200 domain-containing protein: protein MKKERLYALPFAEVYPHYVKKVETKVRTKAELDEIIRWLTGYTQLQLGKQLEEKTSFEDFYGKSPRMNPARKLITGVICGVRVEDIEDPLMQEIRYLDKLVDELAKGKPMEKILRK, encoded by the coding sequence ATGAAAAAAGAGCGACTCTACGCATTGCCATTTGCCGAGGTCTACCCGCACTACGTGAAGAAAGTGGAGACCAAGGTACGGACCAAGGCCGAGCTCGACGAAATCATCCGTTGGCTGACCGGTTACACTCAGCTCCAGTTGGGGAAGCAGCTCGAGGAAAAGACCAGCTTCGAAGACTTCTACGGGAAATCCCCGAGGATGAATCCGGCGCGAAAGCTAATCACTGGTGTGATCTGCGGCGTTCGAGTCGAGGACATCGAAGATCCACTGATGCAGGAAATCCGCTATCTGGACAAACTAGTCGACGAACTCGCCAAAGGAAAACCGATGGAGAAAATTTTGCGGAAATAG
- a CDS encoding acyltransferase yields the protein MRSSNIKYIPELDQLRGLAVLLVFYFHAIAAMSVAPYYFGVGANSTPIVRSPLDVLIVNGFTGVALFFALSGFILTSAALNADKVNWKNFYINRFLRLFPLYLVVNLLAFSVGKMPSRQLMLNLIGFGNYHLGYGIFDIVLWVISLEIQFYFLLPYLLALLKRYGVKVLWILLAALSVVRLAIRLDGSYLHELVYWTMLGRLDQFLVGMLAAFYCFNGDWLTKLPMLPVRKLAIGLIVSFTALVILLWVYTVTGWKYGPSYFLVVWPVLEPLVWAAVAACYVGLARIYQPRWLEPLRLAGVISFSLYILQYPIIKLLQRAGWVVTINNHRVSAGLISATLIFLPVTIVFAVAAYYLIEKPPLKLRKRYIN from the coding sequence ATCCGTAGTTCGAACATTAAATACATTCCAGAGCTCGACCAGTTAAGAGGCTTGGCGGTGCTGCTGGTTTTTTATTTCCACGCCATAGCCGCCATGTCCGTAGCGCCCTACTATTTCGGGGTAGGTGCCAACTCGACCCCGATTGTCCGCTCTCCGCTGGACGTTCTGATCGTCAACGGGTTTACCGGGGTAGCCCTATTCTTCGCCTTGAGCGGTTTTATCCTCACCTCGGCGGCCTTGAATGCAGACAAGGTGAACTGGAAAAACTTCTACATAAACCGCTTTTTGCGGCTCTTCCCCTTATATCTAGTGGTCAACCTATTGGCGTTTTCCGTCGGCAAAATGCCGTCGAGGCAGCTGATGTTAAACCTGATTGGCTTCGGTAATTATCATTTGGGCTATGGCATCTTCGACATTGTTCTGTGGGTAATTTCGCTTGAGATTCAATTCTATTTTCTGCTGCCCTATCTTCTCGCGCTACTGAAACGGTACGGCGTAAAAGTGCTTTGGATTCTGCTGGCAGCATTGTCGGTCGTGAGGCTGGCTATCCGTCTGGACGGATCGTACTTGCATGAACTGGTTTACTGGACCATGCTCGGCCGGCTCGATCAATTCCTGGTCGGAATGCTGGCAGCCTTTTACTGTTTCAATGGCGACTGGCTGACCAAACTACCGATGCTTCCCGTCCGAAAGCTGGCTATTGGGCTCATCGTGTCCTTTACGGCGCTGGTGATCTTGCTTTGGGTGTATACCGTGACCGGGTGGAAATATGGGCCATCGTATTTTCTAGTCGTTTGGCCGGTCCTTGAGCCGTTGGTCTGGGCGGCCGTGGCGGCTTGCTATGTAGGGTTGGCTCGGATCTACCAGCCAAGGTGGCTTGAACCATTGAGGCTGGCTGGAGTAATAAGTTTTTCCTTATACATTTTGCAGTATCCGATCATCAAGCTGCTTCAGCGCGCTGGATGGGTGGTAACAATCAATAATCACCGGGTTTCAGCGGGACTGATCTCGGCGACTTTAATTTTCCTGCCGGTTACGATCGTATTTGCGGTGGCAGCTTACTACCTAATCGAAAAACCTCCGTTGAAGCTCAGGAAGCGTTATATCAATTAG
- a CDS encoding cation-transporting P-type ATPase, whose protein sequence is MLYYTKTVRQTLDELQSSELGLAISEAEERLRLNGPNSIRVSSESIWRKIIEPFANLSMVILIAAAAISIFRHTILDAVIISTIILVSAVIYYVQRFSTERILRSLRKHEEQRVDVLRDEKNITISSTLLVPGDVMTLREGDKIPADARIITGRALRIDEAQLTGESIPVDKQTVELSGEKEVYEQTNMLFQGSFVVSGEAIAVVIATGNETEFGRLAQLTKDTPADSPVQQKIDKVISQIITAIAGIAIVVFLLSLYRGTTIADSLQFVLALSVSAVPEDLPIAVSIILVLGMRRMAHKKALVRTMRSIESIGVITTIATDKTGTLTKNQLTIQDVWHYQNSHSRLSHTIARAANQSTHNHGDPLDAAFLQYAEAKNISPSHHQPLLSLPFDQEVAMSGNLWHNGAEYDLAIKGAPEHVLLHCDLTESEHEQTSMQLHKFTGNGYRVIAVAHVTLKKPITEFSELHKRDKLTLDGFVAVADVLRPEAKSAIQTALRAGVSVRMITGDHFETAYHIARQLGMVHSRDQVFDARHMNVMSDEQLEGIIEGIRVFSRVTPDHKYRILALLKKHNITAMTGDGVNDVPALTNAHVGVAMGSGAQIAKDAGDIILINDNFKGIVDAMREGRTIIANIRRMLVYLLATNTGEVLTTIAALVVGLPIPLVPVQILWVNLVTDTAMVIPLGLEPGERSTMRRHPDRPDAPLLDAFLISRIVLIAITMAALTLSMYAFFTHWYGAAYGRTIAFTALVVMQWASAISLRSDDEPLFMRLRVFNGKFYTGLAIAATLQLFAIFTPFGTVLHVSPVALPDLAITSLIALVIPIAVIEVHKYIGRRFLGRSQTAKNSRYGEFAHADSL, encoded by the coding sequence ATGCTTTATTACACAAAAACGGTTCGCCAAACCCTAGACGAATTGCAATCTTCCGAACTCGGTCTCGCCATCAGCGAGGCAGAGGAGCGACTACGTCTCAACGGTCCTAACTCTATTCGCGTCTCAAGCGAATCCATATGGCGTAAGATCATAGAGCCATTTGCTAACCTATCTATGGTCATTCTTATTGCAGCGGCAGCTATTAGTATTTTTCGCCACACCATTTTAGACGCAGTCATTATCTCAACCATCATATTAGTAAGTGCCGTCATTTACTACGTACAACGTTTTTCTACTGAGAGAATCTTACGTTCACTTCGCAAGCACGAAGAGCAAAGAGTAGATGTACTGCGTGATGAGAAAAACATCACTATCAGCTCTACACTACTTGTTCCAGGCGACGTTATGACGCTCCGCGAAGGCGACAAAATCCCAGCAGATGCACGTATCATTACCGGACGCGCCCTACGCATCGATGAGGCCCAGTTAACAGGTGAGTCTATACCCGTTGATAAACAGACTGTTGAGCTATCAGGTGAAAAAGAAGTTTACGAACAAACCAATATGCTATTCCAAGGTTCATTTGTCGTCTCAGGCGAGGCAATTGCCGTTGTGATAGCGACCGGTAATGAGACTGAATTTGGCCGGTTAGCCCAACTTACCAAAGACACTCCCGCGGATAGTCCGGTTCAACAAAAGATTGATAAGGTCATTTCGCAGATTATTACTGCAATTGCTGGTATCGCTATTGTCGTTTTCTTACTTTCGCTTTATCGTGGCACAACAATCGCCGACAGTTTGCAATTTGTTTTAGCGCTTTCCGTAAGCGCTGTCCCTGAAGATCTACCAATTGCAGTTTCTATTATCTTAGTCCTCGGCATGCGTCGTATGGCTCATAAAAAGGCGCTCGTGCGCACCATGCGGTCTATCGAGTCAATTGGCGTCATTACCACTATCGCAACTGATAAAACAGGCACTCTCACCAAAAATCAGCTAACTATTCAGGATGTATGGCATTACCAAAACTCGCACAGTCGACTTTCGCACACTATAGCTCGAGCCGCTAACCAATCAACTCATAATCATGGCGATCCTCTTGACGCTGCTTTCCTGCAGTATGCCGAAGCAAAGAATATAAGCCCATCACACCATCAACCGCTCCTTAGTCTACCGTTCGATCAAGAGGTCGCTATGAGTGGCAACTTGTGGCACAACGGCGCCGAATATGACCTAGCCATAAAGGGCGCCCCTGAGCATGTACTGTTACATTGTGACCTTACCGAAAGTGAACATGAACAAACCTCGATGCAGCTTCATAAGTTTACCGGTAACGGCTACCGTGTCATTGCCGTAGCGCATGTTACACTCAAAAAACCAATTACAGAATTTAGTGAGCTACACAAAAGAGATAAGCTTACATTGGACGGTTTTGTAGCCGTTGCCGACGTGCTGCGTCCCGAGGCAAAGTCTGCAATTCAGACTGCACTCCGGGCAGGTGTAAGTGTTCGTATGATTACAGGTGACCACTTTGAAACGGCTTATCATATTGCCAGGCAACTCGGAATGGTCCACTCACGTGATCAAGTTTTTGACGCCCGTCACATGAATGTCATGAGCGACGAACAGCTAGAGGGGATTATTGAGGGGATCCGCGTATTCTCACGAGTAACTCCTGACCATAAATACCGCATTTTAGCACTTCTTAAAAAACACAATATCACCGCCATGACTGGTGACGGAGTTAATGACGTGCCCGCCCTCACAAATGCGCATGTCGGTGTTGCCATGGGAAGCGGAGCACAAATCGCCAAAGATGCAGGCGATATTATTCTTATTAACGATAACTTCAAGGGCATCGTCGATGCTATGCGCGAGGGTCGCACTATTATAGCCAATATCCGTCGCATGCTTGTTTATCTGCTTGCTACAAATACAGGTGAGGTTCTTACAACTATCGCCGCTCTCGTTGTCGGGCTACCAATTCCGTTAGTGCCAGTACAGATCCTCTGGGTCAACCTAGTAACCGATACAGCTATGGTCATACCCCTTGGTCTGGAACCAGGTGAGCGCTCAACGATGCGCCGTCACCCCGACAGGCCAGACGCCCCACTTTTGGATGCATTCCTTATATCACGCATCGTACTTATAGCTATCACCATGGCCGCTTTGACACTGAGCATGTACGCATTCTTCACGCATTGGTATGGTGCAGCCTACGGACGTACGATTGCTTTTACTGCGCTCGTTGTCATGCAGTGGGCGAGTGCAATTAGTCTCAGAAGTGACGATGAACCACTGTTTATGCGTCTGCGCGTCTTTAACGGCAAATTTTACACAGGACTTGCCATTGCTGCAACATTGCAACTTTTCGCAATCTTTACGCCATTTGGAACCGTACTCCACGTTAGCCCTGTCGCGTTGCCAGATCTAGCTATTACTAGTCTTATCGCTCTCGTTATTCCTATTGCCGTTATAGAAGTTCACAAATACATCGGCCGTCGATTTCTTGGACGAAGTCAAACCGCAAAAAATAGTAGATATGGTGAATTTGCGCATGCAGATTCGCTTTAG